The following coding sequences are from one Epinephelus fuscoguttatus linkage group LG7, E.fuscoguttatus.final_Chr_v1 window:
- the LOC125892043 gene encoding uncharacterized protein LOC125892043: protein MEATYEMEREEDAFLQFLRDRGIQEEIIKKLQNDKIDSSVLPLMSEQDLSKYIPLYGDRLAAVAFCRNTHRSDPDTSRRSQLLERIRAKVCVPDSKAVKRAVSSEKLKGNKNAKRQARRLEIGWMNFSEKENKFKQVRTVKGGGTRHVSVDRYTTVREVQEMAESLFFPNGAFKSLKLEDHVCYICDFSQNKVDQDCTVEDLYESKNTEIVPLHQIHQGTCSG from the exons ATGGAG GCTACATATGaaatggagagagaggaagacgcCTTCCTGCAGTTTCTGCGGGACCGTGGAATTCAAgaagaaatcataaaaaaactacaaaatgaCAAG ATTGATTCTTCAGTACTTCCACTGATGTCTGAACAGGATCTGTCAAAGTACATCCCACTTTATGGAGACAGATTGGCAGCTGTTGCCTTCTGTCGCAACACTCATCGTTCAGATCCGGACACATCCAGGAGAAGTCAGCTGCTTGAAAGAATAAGGGCAAAGGTCTGTGTTCCAGATAGCAAGGCTGTTAAAAGAGCAGTGTCTTCAGAGAAATTAAAGGggaataaaaatgcaaaaagacAGGCAAGGAGGCTAGAAATTGGATGGATGAACTTCAGcgaaaaagaaaataagttcAAACAGGTACGAACTGTGAAGGGAGGTGGAACCAGGCATGTCAGTGTTGACAGATACACTACAGTTAGAGAGGTCCAAGAAATGGCAGAatcactttttttcccaaatgGGGCCTTCAAGTCGCTGAAGCTAGAGGATCATGTTTGTTACATTTGTGACTTTTCACAAAACAAGGTTGACCAAGACTGCACAGTGGAGGACCTGTATGAAAGTAAAAATACTGAGATTGTACCTCTACACCAAATACACCAAGGAACATGCTCAGGATGA